The Funiculus sociatus GB2-C1 genome includes a window with the following:
- a CDS encoding HhoA/HhoB/HtrA family serine endopeptidase — MQFPFSQFPRQIATYLFSILLGAILTSGVYRVLPSQAGVAPKKFSSYQEAPALLAQSTISRIPETAAGSFVTAAVNRVGKAVVRIDTERTVNRNLDPLFDDPFFRRFFGEELPRGPMQERLRGQGSGFIIDKSGIILTNSHVVNRADKVTVRLKDGRTLEGKVQGADPVTDLAVIKINDSSDLPVAPLGDSNEVQVGDWAIAVGNPLGLDNTVTLGIISTLKRSSAQVGIPDKRIDFIQTDAAINPGNSGGPLLNQQGEVIGINTAIRADAMGIGFAIPINKAKVISSALARGEKVAHPYLGIQMATLTPEVAAENNSDPNAPFEVPEINGILVVRVLPNTPAAASGMRRGDVIVQIDGQAVETAAELQRIVDSSGIGQMLEMKVQRGKQTTSIGIRTGELQEQS; from the coding sequence TTCCATCCTTTTAGGAGCCATTCTTACATCTGGCGTTTATCGCGTCCTGCCATCTCAAGCCGGGGTTGCTCCTAAGAAATTTTCATCATATCAGGAGGCACCGGCGCTACTTGCACAAAGCACTATCTCCAGAATTCCCGAAACAGCTGCTGGCAGTTTTGTTACCGCAGCGGTGAATCGGGTGGGTAAAGCTGTAGTAAGGATTGATACCGAGCGTACAGTCAACCGCAACCTCGATCCATTATTTGATGATCCCTTCTTCCGGCGTTTTTTTGGCGAAGAATTGCCAAGAGGCCCTATGCAAGAGCGTCTGCGCGGTCAAGGCTCTGGTTTCATTATTGACAAGAGCGGAATTATCCTAACAAATTCCCATGTAGTGAATCGAGCTGATAAGGTGACTGTGAGACTCAAGGATGGACGTACCTTGGAAGGAAAAGTACAAGGTGCAGATCCGGTGACAGATTTGGCAGTAATTAAGATCAATGACAGCAGCGATTTGCCAGTGGCACCACTAGGAGATTCTAACGAGGTGCAAGTAGGAGACTGGGCGATCGCAGTCGGCAATCCTCTAGGATTGGATAATACCGTTACCTTGGGAATTATCAGCACCCTCAAACGCTCCAGCGCCCAAGTCGGTATTCCCGACAAACGGATAGACTTCATTCAAACTGATGCAGCGATTAATCCCGGCAACTCCGGTGGGCCATTGTTAAATCAGCAAGGCGAAGTTATTGGCATTAACACGGCAATTCGCGCCGATGCAATGGGTATTGGCTTTGCGATTCCCATCAATAAGGCTAAAGTAATCTCCAGCGCACTAGCACGCGGGGAAAAAGTTGCCCATCCCTATCTCGGTATCCAGATGGCAACCCTGACACCAGAAGTAGCAGCTGAAAATAACAGCGACCCTAATGCTCCCTTTGAGGTGCCGGAAATCAATGGCATTTTAGTGGTGCGAGTTCTGCCAAATACTCCAGCAGCAGCATCTGGAATGCGTCGGGGGGATGTGATTGTCCAGATTGACGGACAAGCAGTGGAAACCGCCGCTGAGTTACAGCGCATCGTAGATAGTAGCGGCATCGGTCAGATGCTAGAGATGAAAGTGCAACGCGGCAAACAGACTACATCTATCGGCATCCGCACTGGCGAACTGCAAGAACAATCTTAG
- a CDS encoding DNA-directed RNA polymerase subunit beta' produces the protein MAEQPEIKNIFHNRMVDKGQLKKLVAWAFTNYGSARTSQMADRLKDLGFHYATKAGVSISVDDLQVPDSKRDLLEAAETEIRATEARYARGEITEVERFQKVIDTWNSTSESLKDEVVRNFRKKDPLNSVYMMAFSGARGNISQVRQLVGMRGLMADPQGEIIDLPIKTNFREGLTVTEYIISSYGARKGLVDTALRTADSGYLTRRLVDVSQDVIVREVDCGTPRGVKVTAMTSGDRVLIPLGDRLLGRVLAEDVIHPTTGEVVMTRNQPLSEELAQAVAASGVEEVIVRSPLTCEAARSVCQSCYGWSLAHGHPVDLGEAVGIIAAQSIGEPGTQLTMRTFHTGGVFTGEVARQVRAPFDGKVRFSRGMRTRPLRTRHGEDALLVESNNGALVLEPASGGEATTIPLTQASTLYCNTGDTVSEGVLLAEVAIVAPTKAHTEKAAKDVTTDLAGEVKFEGLLPEEKTDRQGNTTRIAARGGLLWILSGEVYNLPPGAEAVVQNGTMVEHQDVLAETKLVSEHGGVVRLKAETGSSRGREIEIITASVLLDQARVRSETTAGRDHYTIYTGESQRFQLKAAPGTKVQNHAVVAELIDDRYRTTTGGIIKYAGVEVAKKAKAKLGYEVIKGGTLLWIPEESHEVNKDISLLQVEDAQYVEVGTEVVKDIFCQTSGLVEVTQKNDILREIVIKPGDLHLVDDPEAVMGKDATLFYPGQEIVPGLVTNELRYIEFVETPEGPALLLRPVVEFQVPDEPSVPSQASLSSKGRYTIELRAVQRLPYKDGERVKSKEALELLRTQLVLEIGAGGEQDGSAEGAGLKPASIAGLELLAADIELLPIDRTDDSGGSSEPEDSTQNLSRETQNYSEYRLQLLVSETLVIRRDTVADPLSGSTHTRIMVTDGQQIEPGAVVARTEIQCKDAGEVRGIRPGDAAIRRVLLIRDSDRVTIETSGAKPTVKPGSLLVSGTPLAPGLPTPESGQVLSVTENSVTLRLARPYRVSSGAVLHIDDGDLVQRGDNLVLLVFERAKTGDIIQGLPRIEELLEARKPKEACILTRRSGTTQVVYGSQQEAEDIKVVEADGVVADYPLGPGQNMIVGDGMSVETAEALTDGPANPHEILEIFFDHYRETMGIYEAALGALQKVQTFLVNEVQSVYQSQGIDISDKHIEVIVRQMTSKVRVDDGGDTIMLPGELVELRQIEQVNEAIAITGGAPAQYTPMLLGITKASLNTDSFISAASFQETTRVLTEAAIEGKSDWLRGLKENVIIGRLIPAGTGFNAFEEANNETVDFTGAFATGLDVEEDALDVVLDDRTARAYNPGMGFEERPTYGMGSGASLSPVLDDDELVDDDDDGDFEDDED, from the coding sequence ATGGCAGAGCAACCTGAAATCAAAAATATTTTTCACAACCGAATGGTTGATAAAGGGCAGCTGAAGAAGCTGGTTGCCTGGGCGTTTACCAACTATGGGTCAGCCCGGACATCACAAATGGCAGATCGGCTGAAAGATTTAGGCTTCCATTACGCAACCAAAGCGGGTGTTTCTATCAGCGTGGATGACTTGCAGGTACCGGATTCCAAGCGGGATCTGCTGGAAGCGGCTGAGACGGAAATTCGCGCTACAGAGGCCCGCTATGCGCGGGGAGAAATTACGGAAGTAGAGCGTTTCCAAAAGGTAATTGATACCTGGAACAGCACCTCTGAGTCACTAAAAGATGAGGTGGTTCGCAACTTCCGGAAGAAAGACCCCTTGAACTCCGTGTATATGATGGCGTTTTCTGGGGCGCGGGGAAATATTTCCCAGGTGCGCCAGTTGGTGGGGATGCGTGGTTTGATGGCAGACCCCCAAGGGGAAATTATTGACTTGCCGATTAAGACCAATTTCCGGGAAGGTCTGACGGTGACGGAATACATCATCTCTTCTTATGGAGCGCGGAAGGGATTGGTGGATACTGCTTTGCGGACGGCGGATTCTGGATATCTGACCCGACGCTTGGTGGATGTGTCCCAGGATGTGATTGTGCGGGAAGTGGACTGCGGCACCCCAAGGGGGGTGAAGGTTACGGCAATGACTTCGGGCGATCGCGTTTTGATTCCACTGGGCGACCGTCTTTTGGGCCGAGTTTTGGCAGAGGATGTGATTCACCCCACCACTGGAGAAGTGGTGATGACGAGAAATCAGCCGTTGTCAGAAGAATTGGCACAAGCAGTCGCGGCATCTGGGGTAGAAGAAGTGATCGTGCGATCGCCTCTGACTTGCGAAGCCGCGAGATCCGTCTGTCAGTCTTGTTACGGATGGAGTTTGGCCCACGGACACCCAGTAGATTTGGGAGAAGCAGTCGGGATTATTGCCGCCCAGAGTATCGGGGAACCGGGAACCCAGCTGACGATGCGGACGTTCCACACCGGAGGAGTATTTACCGGAGAGGTTGCCAGACAAGTGAGAGCGCCTTTTGATGGAAAGGTGCGTTTCAGCCGGGGGATGCGGACGCGCCCCTTAAGAACTCGGCACGGGGAAGATGCTCTGTTGGTGGAATCTAACAATGGCGCATTGGTATTGGAACCTGCTTCCGGAGGGGAAGCAACGACAATTCCTCTGACTCAGGCTTCAACCCTATACTGCAATACTGGAGACACAGTAAGCGAGGGAGTGCTATTGGCAGAGGTAGCAATTGTTGCCCCGACCAAGGCACACACGGAAAAAGCTGCCAAGGACGTAACTACCGACTTGGCGGGAGAAGTGAAATTTGAAGGATTGCTGCCAGAAGAGAAAACCGACCGTCAAGGGAACACTACCCGAATTGCAGCGCGGGGTGGTTTGTTGTGGATTCTCTCAGGGGAAGTTTACAACTTGCCGCCTGGGGCAGAAGCAGTAGTCCAGAATGGTACGATGGTGGAGCACCAAGACGTGCTAGCAGAAACCAAATTGGTGAGTGAGCATGGAGGAGTGGTGCGCCTGAAGGCGGAGACTGGAAGTTCTAGGGGTCGAGAGATTGAAATCATCACGGCTTCTGTACTGCTAGACCAAGCGCGGGTGCGGTCAGAAACGACCGCTGGGCGAGACCACTACACGATTTACACTGGCGAGTCACAGCGCTTTCAGTTGAAGGCGGCACCAGGGACGAAGGTGCAGAATCACGCGGTGGTTGCGGAGTTGATAGACGACCGCTATCGCACTACCACCGGGGGAATTATTAAATACGCTGGGGTGGAAGTTGCCAAAAAAGCAAAAGCCAAACTGGGGTACGAAGTCATCAAAGGCGGGACGCTGCTGTGGATACCGGAAGAGTCCCACGAGGTGAATAAGGATATTTCCTTGTTACAGGTTGAGGACGCTCAATATGTAGAAGTCGGGACTGAGGTAGTTAAAGATATCTTCTGTCAGACTTCGGGTCTGGTGGAAGTGACGCAGAAAAATGATATTCTGCGGGAGATTGTGATTAAGCCTGGGGATCTACATCTGGTGGACGACCCAGAGGCAGTGATGGGGAAAGACGCAACTCTGTTTTATCCCGGACAGGAAATAGTTCCTGGGCTGGTGACAAACGAACTTCGGTACATTGAATTTGTGGAGACTCCAGAGGGCCCAGCATTGTTGCTGCGTCCGGTGGTGGAGTTCCAAGTACCCGATGAACCAAGCGTACCTTCGCAAGCATCGCTTTCCAGCAAAGGACGATACACTATTGAGCTGCGCGCGGTGCAGCGGCTGCCATATAAAGATGGGGAGCGGGTAAAGTCAAAAGAAGCGCTGGAACTGTTGCGGACGCAGCTGGTGCTGGAAATTGGCGCTGGAGGCGAGCAAGATGGCTCAGCGGAAGGGGCGGGTTTGAAACCTGCGTCTATAGCGGGGCTGGAACTGCTGGCAGCGGATATTGAGTTGTTGCCAATCGACAGGACTGATGACTCCGGCGGGAGTTCTGAGCCAGAAGATTCAACTCAAAACTTAAGCCGAGAAACTCAAAACTATTCCGAGTATCGGTTGCAACTGCTGGTGTCTGAGACGCTGGTGATCCGGCGGGATACGGTGGCAGATCCTTTGAGCGGCAGCACGCACACCCGGATTATGGTGACGGATGGGCAGCAAATAGAGCCGGGGGCGGTTGTGGCGCGAACTGAGATTCAGTGCAAAGACGCAGGAGAAGTGCGCGGGATTCGTCCTGGGGATGCTGCGATTCGTCGGGTGCTGCTGATTCGGGATAGCGATCGCGTAACGATTGAAACATCAGGAGCGAAGCCTACCGTAAAGCCCGGATCGCTATTGGTGTCGGGGACTCCTCTTGCGCCGGGACTGCCAACACCGGAATCCGGTCAAGTGCTTTCAGTAACTGAGAATTCAGTAACTTTGCGTTTGGCGCGTCCTTACCGAGTGTCTTCGGGAGCTGTGCTGCACATTGACGATGGTGATTTGGTGCAGCGGGGGGATAACCTGGTGCTGCTGGTGTTTGAACGAGCCAAGACTGGGGATATCATCCAGGGTTTGCCCAGGATTGAGGAACTGCTAGAAGCTCGGAAACCGAAGGAGGCGTGTATTTTAACACGGCGATCGGGGACGACGCAGGTGGTTTATGGCTCCCAGCAGGAAGCTGAGGATATTAAGGTAGTCGAGGCGGATGGGGTAGTAGCTGACTACCCGCTAGGCCCTGGTCAGAACATGATTGTCGGTGACGGCATGAGTGTGGAGACAGCAGAAGCGCTGACTGATGGTCCTGCGAACCCGCACGAGATTCTGGAGATTTTCTTCGACCATTATCGCGAGACGATGGGCATCTATGAAGCAGCGCTAGGGGCATTGCAGAAAGTCCAGACCTTCCTGGTGAACGAGGTGCAGTCGGTGTATCAATCACAGGGGATTGATATTTCTGACAAGCATATTGAGGTGATAGTACGGCAGATGACCTCCAAGGTGCGGGTGGATGATGGTGGGGACACTATCATGCTGCCTGGGGAACTGGTGGAGTTGCGGCAGATAGAGCAAGTCAACGAAGCGATCGCCATCACCGGAGGAGCGCCAGCACAATACACGCCAATGTTGCTGGGGATTACCAAAGCTAGTTTGAACACAGACAGCTTTATCTCTGCGGCATCTTTCCAAGAGACGACGCGGGTGCTGACCGAGGCGGCGATCGAAGGTAAATCTGACTGGTTGCGCGGTCTCAAGGAGAACGTGATCATCGGACGACTGATTCCAGCCGGAACCGGGTTCAACGCCTTTGAGGAAGCAAACAACGAGACGGTTGACTTTACTGGGGCATTTGCAACCGGACTCGATGTTGAGGAAGACGCACTGGATGTGGTGCTGGATGACCGCACAGCACGCGCTTACAATCCCGGAATGGGATTTGAGGAACGACCCACTTACGGAATGGGAAGCGGCGCTTCCTTGTCTCCGGTTCTAGATGATGACGAACTCGTTGATGATGATGACGATGGCGACTTCGAGGATGACGAGGACTAA
- a CDS encoding DNA-directed RNA polymerase subunit gamma, whose translation MRNQLEQRFDYVKIALASPKRIQEWGQRTLPNGQAVGEVTKPETINYRTLKPEMDGLFCERIFGPAKDWECHCGKYKRVRHRGIVCERCGVEVTESRVRRHRMGYIKLAAPVAHVWYLKGIPSYMSILLDMPLRDVEQIVYFNAYVVLSPGNADNLAYKQLLTEDQWLEIEEQLYSEDSTLQGVEVGIGAEALQRLLQDINLEAEAESQRKEIEQAKGQKRAKLIKRLRVIDNFIATGSKPEWMVLTMIPVIPPDLRPMVQLDGGRFATSDLNDLYRRVINRNNRLARLQEILAPEIIVRNEKRMLQEAVDALIDNGRRGRTVVGANNRPLKSLSDIIEGKQGRFRQNLLGKRVDYSGRSVIVVGPKLKIHQCGLPREMAIELFQPFVIHRLIRGGLVNNIKAAKKLIQRSDAAIWDVLEDVIAGHPVLLNRAPTLHRLGIQAFEPILVEGRAIQLHPLVCPAFNADFDGDQMAVHVPLSLEAQAEARLLMLASNNILSPATGRPIVTPSQDMVLGCYYLTAENPAATKGAGCYFASLNDALLAYEQSAVDLHAYIWVRFDGVVENDKPDLEPEKVETLADGTVWKTYKFRRLREDKQGNVLTQYIRTTPGRIIYNKTVQEALAG comes from the coding sequence ATGAGAAATCAGCTAGAACAGCGGTTTGATTACGTAAAAATTGCTCTGGCATCGCCAAAGCGAATTCAGGAATGGGGACAAAGAACTCTACCTAATGGCCAAGCAGTAGGTGAAGTTACAAAACCCGAAACAATAAATTACCGGACGCTTAAACCAGAGATGGATGGTCTCTTTTGCGAGCGCATCTTTGGCCCAGCAAAAGATTGGGAGTGTCACTGCGGCAAATACAAGCGGGTGCGTCACAGAGGGATTGTCTGCGAACGCTGCGGTGTGGAAGTCACGGAATCGCGAGTGCGCCGTCATCGCATGGGCTATATAAAACTAGCCGCTCCCGTGGCACACGTCTGGTATCTCAAAGGTATTCCCAGCTATATGTCAATTCTGCTGGATATGCCCCTGCGGGATGTGGAGCAGATTGTCTATTTCAATGCCTATGTGGTGCTTAGCCCCGGCAATGCTGATAATCTGGCTTACAAGCAGTTGCTCACAGAAGACCAATGGCTGGAAATTGAGGAGCAGTTGTATAGCGAAGATTCTACCTTGCAAGGTGTGGAGGTGGGAATCGGAGCAGAAGCGCTGCAACGTCTCTTGCAGGACATTAACTTAGAAGCAGAGGCGGAGTCCCAAAGAAAGGAAATTGAGCAAGCCAAAGGTCAAAAGCGGGCAAAGCTGATTAAGCGCCTGCGGGTGATTGACAACTTCATCGCTACGGGATCAAAACCAGAGTGGATGGTGTTGACAATGATTCCGGTGATTCCGCCAGATTTGCGCCCAATGGTGCAGCTGGATGGGGGCAGGTTTGCTACTTCTGACTTGAATGACCTGTATCGGCGGGTGATTAACCGCAACAATCGTCTAGCTCGGTTGCAGGAAATTTTGGCACCAGAAATTATTGTCCGCAACGAAAAGCGGATGTTGCAAGAAGCGGTAGATGCTCTGATTGACAATGGTCGTCGGGGACGCACGGTGGTAGGAGCGAATAACCGACCCCTGAAGTCTCTATCGGACATTATTGAGGGTAAGCAGGGACGCTTCCGTCAAAACTTGTTGGGTAAGCGGGTAGATTACTCCGGGCGTTCCGTGATTGTGGTGGGGCCAAAGCTGAAAATTCACCAGTGCGGTTTGCCACGAGAAATGGCGATTGAGCTGTTCCAACCGTTTGTGATTCATCGACTGATTCGCGGCGGCTTGGTGAATAATATCAAGGCCGCTAAAAAGCTGATTCAGCGATCCGATGCGGCTATATGGGATGTGCTGGAAGACGTGATTGCGGGACACCCGGTGTTACTGAACCGCGCACCAACGCTTCACCGTCTGGGAATTCAAGCTTTTGAGCCGATTCTAGTAGAGGGTCGAGCTATTCAACTGCACCCGTTAGTATGTCCGGCGTTTAATGCGGACTTTGACGGCGACCAAATGGCGGTTCACGTGCCGCTTTCTCTGGAAGCTCAGGCAGAGGCGCGGTTACTGATGCTGGCATCTAATAACATTCTCTCACCAGCGACTGGACGACCGATTGTTACGCCGAGTCAGGACATGGTGTTGGGCTGCTATTACCTGACGGCGGAAAACCCGGCAGCAACCAAGGGGGCGGGATGTTACTTTGCCAGCTTGAATGATGCCCTCTTAGCCTATGAGCAGTCGGCGGTGGATTTGCACGCCTACATCTGGGTACGCTTTGACGGTGTGGTAGAAAATGATAAACCGGATTTGGAGCCGGAAAAGGTGGAAACCTTGGCTGATGGCACGGTGTGGAAAACCTACAAGTTCCGCCGCCTTCGTGAAGATAAGCAAGGGAATGTTTTGACTCAATACATTCGGACTACGCCTGGGCGGATTATCTACAACAAGACGGTTCAAGAAGCCTTAGCAGGCTAA
- the rpoB gene encoding DNA-directed RNA polymerase subunit beta: MNSQTETTAAYMLPDLVEIQRASFRWFLEEGLIEELDSFSPITDYTGKLELHFLGKNYKLKRPKYDVDEAKRRDASYAVQMYVPTRLINKEDGTIKEQDVFIGDLPLMTDRGTFIINGAERVIVNQIVRSPGVYYKSETDKNGRRTYSASLIPNRGAWLKFETDKNDLVWVRIDKTRKLSAQVLLKSLGLSDTEIFDALRHPEYFHKTIEKEGQFSEEEALMELYRKLRPGEPPTVSGGQQLLESRFFDPKRYDLGRVGRYKLNKKLRLSVPDTMRVLTATDILAAVDYLINLEFDIGQTDDIDHLGNRRVRSVGELLQNQVRVGLNRLERIIRERMTVSDAATLTPASLVNPKPLVAAIKEFFGSSQLSQFMDQTNPLAELTHKRRLSALGPGGLTRERAGFAVRDIHPSHYGRICPIETPEGPNAGLIGSLATHARVNAYGFIETPFWKCDKGRVMKEIAPQYMTADEEDDLRVAPGDIPVNEQEMIQGELVPVRYRQEFTTTTPDQVDYVAVSPVQIISVATSLIPFLEHDDANRALMGSNMQRQAVPLLQPERPLVGTGLEAQAARDSGMVIVCRDEGEVTYVDATKIKVRALDGNSEPTGPETLYELQKYQRSNQDTCLNQRPLVYEGDHVVAGQVMADGSATEGGELALGQNILVAYMPWEGYNYEDAILISERLVYDDVYTSIHIEKYEIEARQTKLGPEEITREIPNVGEDSLRQLDETGIIRIGAWVEAGDILVGKVTPKGESDQPPEEKLLRAIFGEKARDVRDNSLRVPNGEKGRVVDVRVFTREQGDELPPGANMVVRVYVAQKRKIQVGDKMAGRHGNKGIISRILPGEDMPYLPDGTPVDIVLNPLGVPSRMNVGQVFECLLGWAGENLGVRFKVTPFDEMHGAEKSRESVHGKLEEGKKKTGKDWLFTNDLNAGKIQVFDGRTGEPFDRPITVGKAYMLKLVHLVDDKIHARSTGPYSLVTQQPLGGKAQQGGQRFGEMEVWALEAFGAAYILQELLTVKSDDMQGRNEALNAIVKGKAIPRPGTPESFKVLMRELQSLCLDIAVHKVETTEDGTTGHVEVDLMADVSNRRTPTRPTYESLTREELEEDEV, encoded by the coding sequence ATGAATAGTCAGACCGAAACCACCGCCGCTTATATGTTGCCAGACCTGGTTGAAATCCAAAGAGCCAGCTTCCGCTGGTTTTTGGAAGAAGGTCTGATTGAAGAACTCGACTCCTTTAGTCCTATCACCGACTATACAGGCAAACTAGAGCTGCATTTCTTGGGCAAAAACTACAAACTCAAGAGGCCCAAGTACGATGTGGACGAGGCGAAGCGGCGGGATGCCAGCTACGCAGTGCAGATGTACGTCCCCACCAGGCTGATTAATAAAGAAGATGGAACCATCAAGGAACAAGATGTTTTCATCGGCGATTTGCCTTTGATGACAGACCGAGGCACCTTTATTATCAACGGTGCTGAGCGAGTCATCGTCAACCAGATTGTCCGCTCTCCCGGAGTTTATTACAAATCCGAGACAGACAAAAACGGTCGCCGCACCTACTCAGCTTCCTTGATTCCCAACCGGGGGGCGTGGCTGAAATTTGAGACAGATAAAAATGACCTAGTGTGGGTGCGAATTGACAAAACCCGCAAACTCTCGGCGCAGGTATTGCTGAAGTCGCTGGGACTTTCTGACACGGAAATTTTCGATGCCTTGCGCCACCCGGAATATTTCCATAAAACGATTGAGAAAGAAGGGCAATTCTCCGAAGAAGAAGCTCTGATGGAACTTTATCGCAAGCTGCGTCCGGGGGAACCACCCACCGTGTCCGGGGGACAGCAGTTATTGGAGTCGCGCTTTTTTGACCCGAAGCGGTATGACTTGGGTCGAGTGGGACGCTACAAGCTGAATAAGAAGTTGCGCCTGTCTGTGCCAGATACGATGCGGGTGCTTACTGCCACGGATATTTTGGCAGCAGTAGACTATTTGATAAATCTGGAATTTGACATCGGTCAGACGGATGATATTGACCACCTAGGAAATCGGCGGGTGCGCTCGGTGGGCGAACTGTTGCAGAACCAGGTACGGGTGGGCTTAAACCGTTTAGAGCGGATTATCCGGGAGCGGATGACGGTAAGCGATGCGGCTACCTTGACTCCGGCATCTTTGGTAAACCCGAAGCCTTTGGTGGCGGCGATTAAGGAATTTTTTGGGTCCTCGCAGTTGTCGCAGTTTATGGATCAGACGAATCCATTGGCGGAGCTGACCCACAAGCGGAGACTCTCGGCGCTTGGCCCTGGGGGACTGACGCGGGAACGGGCTGGTTTTGCGGTGCGAGATATTCACCCCAGTCACTACGGACGGATTTGCCCGATTGAAACACCAGAAGGCCCGAATGCGGGACTGATAGGTTCTTTGGCAACTCATGCGCGGGTGAATGCCTATGGGTTTATCGAGACACCCTTCTGGAAGTGTGATAAGGGGCGGGTGATGAAGGAAATTGCCCCTCAGTACATGACGGCGGATGAGGAGGATGATTTGCGAGTGGCACCGGGGGATATTCCGGTGAACGAGCAGGAGATGATTCAGGGCGAATTGGTGCCAGTGCGCTATCGTCAGGAATTCACCACCACAACGCCGGATCAGGTGGACTATGTGGCAGTGTCTCCGGTGCAGATTATTTCTGTGGCGACTTCGTTGATTCCGTTTTTGGAACACGATGATGCGAACCGGGCTTTGATGGGATCGAACATGCAGAGGCAGGCGGTGCCGTTGTTGCAACCAGAGCGTCCTTTAGTGGGGACTGGTTTGGAAGCGCAGGCGGCCCGGGACTCTGGGATGGTGATCGTGTGTCGCGATGAGGGGGAAGTTACTTATGTGGATGCGACGAAGATCAAGGTAAGGGCGCTGGATGGAAACTCTGAACCGACTGGGCCGGAGACTCTGTATGAGTTACAGAAGTATCAGCGTTCTAACCAGGATACGTGTCTGAATCAGCGACCCCTGGTGTATGAAGGCGATCACGTAGTTGCCGGACAGGTGATGGCAGACGGAAGCGCCACTGAGGGCGGAGAACTCGCTCTGGGGCAGAACATCTTGGTGGCTTATATGCCTTGGGAAGGGTATAACTACGAAGATGCTATCTTGATTAGCGAACGTCTAGTTTATGACGATGTGTATACTTCTATACACATTGAGAAGTACGAGATAGAAGCACGGCAAACCAAGCTGGGCCCGGAAGAGATTACGCGGGAGATTCCCAACGTCGGCGAAGATTCGCTGCGGCAACTTGACGAAACGGGGATTATCCGGATTGGTGCCTGGGTGGAAGCAGGGGATATTCTGGTAGGGAAGGTGACACCCAAGGGGGAATCTGACCAGCCGCCGGAAGAGAAGCTGCTGCGGGCAATCTTCGGAGAAAAGGCGCGGGACGTGCGGGACAATTCGCTGCGGGTGCCGAACGGAGAGAAAGGCCGCGTGGTGGACGTGCGAGTTTTCACCAGAGAGCAAGGTGACGAACTGCCGCCTGGGGCGAACATGGTGGTGCGTGTCTATGTGGCGCAGAAGCGGAAGATTCAGGTAGGTGACAAGATGGCAGGACGGCACGGGAATAAAGGCATTATTTCCCGCATCCTACCAGGGGAAGATATGCCTTACCTGCCGGATGGAACGCCTGTGGACATCGTGCTGAACCCTTTGGGAGTACCGAGCCGGATGAACGTGGGGCAGGTGTTTGAGTGCTTGCTGGGATGGGCTGGCGAGAACCTGGGAGTGCGCTTCAAGGTGACACCCTTTGACGAGATGCACGGAGCAGAGAAGAGCCGGGAGTCGGTACACGGGAAGCTAGAGGAAGGGAAGAAGAAGACGGGGAAAGATTGGCTGTTTACCAACGACTTAAATGCCGGGAAGATTCAGGTATTTGATGGGCGGACTGGAGAGCCATTCGACCGTCCGATAACGGTGGGCAAAGCTTATATGTTGAAGCTAGTTCACTTGGTGGACGATAAGATCCACGCTCGTTCCACAGGGCCGTACTCGTTGGTGACGCAGCAACCCTTGGGAGGGAAGGCGCAACAAGGAGGACAGCGATTTGGCGAGATGGAAGTGTGGGCGCTGGAGGCATTTGGCGCAGCTTACATCTTGCAGGAGTTGCTGACGGTGAAATCTGACGATATGCAGGGGCGGAATGAGGCGCTGAATGCGATCGTTAAGGGTAAGGCAATACCGCGACCAGGAACGCCCGAATCTTTCAAAGTGTTGATGCGAGAGCTGCAATCTCTGTGTTTAGATATCGCCGTCCACAAAGTAGAGACCACGGAAGACGGAACCACGGGCCACGTTGAGGTGGACTTGATGGCGGATGTGTCGAATCGGCGGACACCAACGCGACCGACTTATGAATCTCTGACCCGCGAAGAGCTAGAAGAAGACGAAGTGTAA